One genomic segment of Dromaius novaehollandiae isolate bDroNov1 chromosome 12, bDroNov1.hap1, whole genome shotgun sequence includes these proteins:
- the GLYCTK gene encoding glycerate kinase has translation MSLREHALALFRSAVGTVRPAPMLRRAVTLQADGHPRLLVKGRAFPLEGNLYLVGFGKAVLGMAAAAEDILGEHLARGIVSVPLGIQESLRRAGMRDMLPRPHSRIEVIEGAKNNLPDQEALRGANAIRELAEGLAANDLLLVLISGGGSALLPAPTPPVQLEEKEKLTKMLASRGAAIQELNTVRKALSLLKGGGLARLAYPAQVVSLILSDVIGDPLDIIASGPTAASSHSVQDCLRILDKYELLTSLPKSVEAVLSSSPASPTAPEDYSHVFNVIIGSNALALDEAKRQAEDLGYMTLVLSAAICGEVSRVSALYCQLIQLVCLAFAGLGDGPLSEEARAKLLQLAAELEIPGLNPAEALQALRGLGPDRAVCILAGGETTVRLQGSGKGGRNQELALRVGLGLHRARAAEAGSPLRSCEIVFLSGGTDGQDGPTAAAGAFSGPELVEEARREGLDAEAFLSNNDSYTFFSQVQRGHHLLVTGLTGTNVMDIQAILIRAKERS, from the exons ATGTCGCTCCGCGAGCACGCGCTGGCCCTCTTCCGCAGCGCGGTGGGCACGGTCCGGCCGGCCCCCATGCTCCGGAGGGCCGTGACGCTGCAGGCGGATGGGCACCCTCGCCTGCTGGTGAAGGGCCGGGCCTTCCCGCTGGAGGGGAACCTCTACCTGGTGGGCTTCGGCAAAGCCGTGCTGGGGATGGCCGCAGCAGCGGAAGACATCCTGGGGGAGCACCTGGCGCGGGGGATCGTCAGTGTGCCGCTGGGCATCCAGGAGAGCCTGCGGCGAGCGGGGATGCG GGACATGCTGCCGAGGCCGCACAGCAGGATCGAGGTCATCGAAGGCGCCAAGAACAACCTGCCCGACCAGGAGGCCCTGCGAGGAGCCAACGCCATCCGGGAGCTGGCCGAGGGCCTGGCCGCCAACGACCTGCTCCTCGTGCTCATCTCAG GAGGTGGCTCGGCCCTGCTGCCCGCTCCTACCCCGCCGGTCCAACTCGAGGAGAAGGAGAAGCTCACGAAGATGCTGGCTTCCAGAGGAGCTGCCATACAGGAGCTGAACACGGTCCGCAAGGCCCTGTCCTTGCTGAAGGGCGGAGGGCTGGCCCGGCTCGCGTACCCCGCACAG GTGGTGAGCCTCATCCTCTCCGATGTGATTGGAGACCCCCTGGACATTATAGCAAGCGGGCCCACCGCAGCCAGCTCCCACAGCGTCCAAGACTGCCTTCGAATATTGGACAAATACGAGCTGCTGACCAGCCTGCCCAAGTCGGTGGAAGCAGTGCTGTCCAGCTCTCCTGCAAGCCCTACCGCTCCGGAAGACTACTCCCACGTCTTCAACGTTATCATCGGGTCAAACGCCCTGGCTTTAGATGAAGCCAAACGCCAGGCAGAAGACCTGGGCTACATGACTCTGGTCCTCAGCGCGGCAATCTGCGGGGAAGTCAGCCGCGTGTCCGCACTCTACTGCCAGCTGATCCAGCTGGTCTGCCTGGCCTTCGCCGGCCTCGGAGACGGGCCTCTCAGCGAAGAGGCGAGGGCGAAGCTCCTGcagctggcagcagagctggagatCCCAGGTTTGAACCCTGCTGAGGCTCTGCAGGCCCTGCGAGGATTAGGGCCTGACAGAGCAGTTTGCATCCTGGCCGGTGGAGAAACCACAGTCCGGCTCCAAGGAAgcgggaagggagggaggaaccAGGAGCTGGCTCTGCgagtggggctggggctgcacagAGCGCGGGCCGCGGAGGCCGGCAGCCCCCTGCGCAGCTGCGAGATCGTCTTCCTCAGCGGGGGGACGGACGGGCAGGACGGGccaacggcggcggcgggggccttCTCTggcccggagctggtggaggaggCGCGCCGGGAGGGTCTCGATGCGGAGGCGTTCCTCAGCAATAACGACTCCTACACCTTCTTCAGCCAGGTCCAGCGTGGACATCACCTTCTGGTGACAGGCCTAACGGGAACCAACGTCATGGACATCCAGGCTATTTTAATTAGAGCCAAGGAGAGATCATGA